A stretch of Bacteroidales bacterium DNA encodes these proteins:
- a CDS encoding serpin family protein: protein MKNLKIIGIISLFIFLSISCEKNGDTKIDDKNNEYVEIELNQKEKSLIQSSNQFGFEFFEKLNNLEEEDKNLFISPLSISLALAMTYNGAEGETKTAMEETLKLNGLSTQEINESFKKLINALVSVDPEVIMSIANSIWYDEIFTIKQDFIDVNLEYYDAEVSALDFYDPASVDIINQWVSDKTNNKIEDILDFIPPQTLMYLINAIYFKGTWKYEFDESETKNEPFYLSDGTSKLVPTMIQKSTFNYLDEEKFEAIDLPYGCNNFSMMILLPKSAYSSNDIIDDMNENNWNNLVSNMVETEDIQIYFPKFKFEYKYTCYAGCPLENVLALMGMGIAFTDSADFSNIIDYPPLYISRVIHKTFIEVNEEGTEAAAATVVEISYESVIEGIIFKINKPFVFAIREKSTNAIIFMGEVIEPVYE, encoded by the coding sequence ATGAAAAACTTAAAAATTATTGGAATTATTTCTTTGTTTATTTTTTTATCAATTTCATGTGAAAAAAATGGTGACACCAAAATTGATGATAAAAATAATGAATATGTAGAAATAGAACTAAATCAAAAAGAAAAAAGCCTTATTCAATCAAGTAATCAATTTGGATTTGAATTTTTTGAAAAGCTTAACAATTTAGAAGAAGAAGATAAAAATCTGTTTATTTCTCCGTTAAGCATTTCACTTGCATTGGCAATGACTTATAATGGTGCAGAAGGCGAAACCAAAACAGCAATGGAGGAAACTTTAAAACTAAACGGATTAAGCACACAGGAAATAAATGAATCGTTTAAAAAATTAATTAACGCTCTCGTATCTGTTGATCCTGAAGTAATTATGTCTATAGCAAACTCAATTTGGTACGATGAGATTTTTACTATTAAACAGGATTTTATTGATGTAAATCTGGAATATTATGATGCAGAAGTATCAGCCTTAGATTTTTACGATCCTGCATCTGTTGATATAATAAACCAGTGGGTTTCGGATAAAACAAATAACAAAATTGAAGATATTCTGGACTTTATTCCACCACAAACTTTAATGTATCTGATAAATGCAATTTATTTTAAAGGAACGTGGAAATATGAATTTGATGAAAGTGAAACAAAAAACGAGCCTTTTTATTTATCTGACGGTACATCAAAGCTTGTTCCTACAATGATACAAAAATCTACTTTTAATTATCTTGATGAGGAAAAATTTGAGGCAATAGACCTGCCGTATGGTTGTAATAACTTTAGTATGATGATATTGCTACCAAAATCAGCTTATTCTTCAAACGATATTATTGATGATATGAATGAAAATAACTGGAATAACTTGGTAAGTAATATGGTTGAAACAGAAGATATTCAGATTTATTTTCCAAAATTCAAATTTGAATATAAATATACTTGTTATGCAGGTTGCCCTTTAGAAAATGTTCTTGCACTTATGGGAATGGGTATTGCATTTACTGACAGTGCTGATTTTTCTAATATCATTGATTATCCTCCTCTTTATATATCAAGAGTAATTCATAAAACATTTATTGAAGTAAACGAAGAAGGAACCGAAGCAGCAGCAGCTACTGTAGTAGAAATAAGTTATGAATCTGTAATTGAGGGAATAATTTTTAAAATTAACAAACCATTTGTTTTTGCTATAAGGGAAAAAAGTACTAATGCAATTATATTTATGGGTGAAGTAATTGAGCCGGTTTACGAATAA